In Pseudomonas abieticivorans, the genomic window CCCTGGCCCTGTCGATCAAAGAATGGGGGCGCGAATTGGGCTTCCAGCAAGTCGGCATCGCGGGCGTGGAGCTGGGCGAGCATGAACAGCACCTGCAACGCTGGCTTGCGGCCGGCTACCACGGCGAAATGGACTACATGGGCGCCCACGGCAGCAAGCGCTCGCACCCTGAAGAGTTGGTGCCCGGCACCTTGCGCGTAGTGTCGCTGCGCATGGACTATTTACCCGGCGACACGGAAATGGCCCAGCGTTTGGCCCAACCGGAAAAAGCCTACGTATCGCGCTATGCCCTGGGCCGTGACTACCACAAGCTGATCCGCAAACGCGTACAGCAACTGGCCGAGCGAGTGCAGCAAGCCATCGGCCCGTTCGGCTACCGCGCGTTCGTCGACAGCGCCCCGGTACTGGAAAAAGCCATCGCCGAGCAGGCCGGCATCGGCTGGATCGGCAAGAACACCCTGGTGCTGAACCGCAAGGCTGGCAGCTACTTCTTCCTCAGCGAGCTGTTTGTCGACCTGCCGCTGCCCGTGGACCCGCCCCATGCCACCGAGCATTGCGGGCGCTGCACGGCATGCATGGACATCTGCCCAACCGCAGCGTTTGTCGGCCCATACGTACTGGATGCTCGGCGCTGCATCTCGTACCTGACGATCGAGCTTAAGACCGCCATCCCCGAAGACTTGCGGCCGCTAATTGGCAACCGGGTATTCGGCTGCGACGACTGCCAGATTGTCTGCCCCTGGAACCGCTTTGCCCGTCCATCGGCCGAGGCGGACTTCAAGCCCCGGCACAACCTGGACAACGCGCAGCTGGCCGAACTGTTCATGTGGGACGAAGCACACTTTTTGAGCAGTACCGAAGGTTCGCCCTTGCGCCGCGCAGGCTATGAGCGCTGGCTACGCAACCTGGCGGTGGGCCTGGGCAACGCACCGTCGAGCATCCCGGTGCTGGAGGCCCTGAAAGCGCGCCGCGAATACCCCTCGCAACTGGTCCGCGAGCACGTTGAATGGGCCCTGCAGCAACACGCTCAACGGTCGTCGTTGTAGACGAACTTGGGCATCTCCCAGTGAAAGCGGATCGCCAACAACCGGAACAGGAAACCTCCGAACAACGTGATCAAAATCGCCTGCTCATCCGGTACCGCTAGATACAGGCAGAGCAAATAGCACCAGGCTGCCGCGAAAGACACCGCAGCATACAGTTCACGGCGGAACACCAACGGGATGTCGTTGCAAAGAATATCCCGCAGAATACCGCCGAATACGCCGGTAATGACGCCGCAGATCGACGCAACCACCCGATCATGGCCCAGCTCCAGCGCGGTCATGCAGCCAATCAAGGTAAAAGCCACCAAGCCGATCGCATCCAGCACCAGGAACAGCGTACGCAGGCGCTTCATCAACGGCGCAATGAAGATGGTTATCAACGCGGCGACACTGGTCAACGCGAGGTACTCAGGGTGCTTGACCCAGGTCAGCGGATAATTGCCCAGCAGTACATCACGCACCGACCCTCCGCCCAAGGCAGTGACGCAGGCAATCAGCACCACGCCAAACCAATCCATGCCACGGCGGCCAGCGGAGAGCGCGCCGGTCATGGCTTCTGCGGTAATAGCGACGAGGTAAAGCATCAACAGCATGGCAGTGTATCCATCCAGGAAATTCAAATGTGCGGTGATGTGTTTTTCTTCGGCCTGGTGGATTGGACGGCACTCGCTGGGTCAATGCAACTCAAGCACGACATCCCCACCGTCCGGATAAGTACAACAGGCAAGCGCTATACCATCATTGCGCTCGGAGGGGCTGAGCGCGAAGTCTGCAACACGCCTGCATGATCCGGAAGCAATCGTCACCCGGCAACTGCCACAGATGCCCACGCGACACTGACTTCGAATACCGACCCCGTTATGTTCAAGCTCATCGAGTAACGTGCGCCCAGGGCGCAGGCCGAACTCTACACCCAAATTTTCGATCCGTAGCCGGCCGATTGCCTGCGTTGCTGGCACGCCTTGATCTGCGCTGACGGGTTCGGCAGTACTGAACGCCTCGACCAGGTAGACAGGCTCGCCATATACCTTGGCGGCGGCCGCTTGCTGCGCCAAGGCAAAGCCATGGCCACCGCAGACCACCACGGCGCCCGGAACCCCGAGCGCCGTCAAATCTTGCAAACACGGCCGGCCAGAATGAAATTGAGCGCTTTGGCTGCCGATGTTTTCCTGGGTGATGTGGAACCGAACACTGAACCAATCACTGCACAGGTCCAATCGCAGCAACTCGGCGACAAAAGGAATCGAGGTGATGGTCGGGCTGCACACCAGCAGCGATACACGGGGTACTTGCAGGCCCTGGCCGTGCCTCACTGCCAAGCCTCGAATCAGGGCCACCGGCAAGGTTATACCGATGCCACCCGCCAACATGACGACGTCTTCGTGAACGAGCAAGTGATCAACGGTGACGCTACCCTCGACACCCGTAGCGCACACCAAGCCCCCCTCTTTCAGGCTGTCGAACAATGCGTCGGAAACACCTTGGCGCCCCTCGCGCCTAATGGCCAACTCCACTCGGCCTGGGGACGGCAGGGCGACAATGGAATAACACCTTGTGCGCGAAATACCAGAGCAGTCCGGATACTCTAACGATAGGTATTTTCCAAGTTCAAGTTTTTCGCACCATCGAGCATCCAGAACGTCGAAAACAAATGAATTTATTTGCCGGGCCTCATGCCTTATCTGTATACAGCGTAAAAATAAGCGGCTGTCCACACTCACCTCCTGCAGGCAATAATAAGCGCACACCCTTATACATCTGAAGCGCGCCAGCTTTCTGTTTGGCAAACCCACTTAAAGGCCGATACGCTCCAGCAAGGTGTTGACAGAGTCCGTATAAACGTTGATTTCACCCAAGTCGCCGCAGTCTTCGATAATTGCTTGATAGTCATCAAGCCCCGCCAACAAAAATGCCTGCTTCCATGCGCCCAATTCATTATTTGCAAACATGCTGACGGCTTTTTTGATGACAGACTGTAAATACGCTTTTTCAGTGCGGGACAATTGATGAACGATGTCCGTGGCGACGAAGCTGAACACACTGGAATGACTCCATTCATCCATGGCGTGGGTTCGCGTGACCTCATGGCAGACCGTTTGAATCGAAGTGTCTTCTGCCATGGTTTTCAGATAATCAGTTATCAACGTTTCACTGGCACAGGCAATGCCAAAACGGGTCAGGCGTCGTTCCCACTCAGCCATGCAAGTAGACAGTAAATTGTCACGCCACGAGAGGAGGTTGAAGTTGGAAAAGTCCAGGTAAGGCATTTCTCGATTACGGTAGACATAATTGCAGGCGCTAATCGACATTTTGGTATGTAGCGCCTCGTCTAGCAAGGCTTGCGCCATGACCGCCTGAAGTATCTCACGGTTGGCGGAGCCCGGTGGCGGGGTTTTGATGATGTCCTCGCAGGCGGGCGTGACGATGTCGCACTCGATATAAATGGTTTTCAGGTTATAAATGACCCAGGCATAGGACAGGCAGTTTGACTTGACTTCAGGGGCCGCCCCGAGCCAGGCCTCATGTTGCCGGAAAGGCAGCAGTGACTCACTGAAGTCAGCCTTGAGCGGATCGAATAACAACTCTGCATAGGGCGTTTTCGGATTATTGACCGCCGCCCTTGTATCCCAAAGCGTCGACAATTTCTGAAGCATTTCACCTACGGCATCTTGCTGCTCGCGTTCATTATTATTGTCCATGCGTCCTTCCTTGGCGAATACCCCGGCCTGCCGCCAATAAAGCGACTGCGCTTACCGAGGGGTGGCAATTATATTAACGGCTCAGCTCCTGCCTGCAACGCCAAAAACTTAGTTTCAGACCCTTCCTACAGCTGCAACTCCACTTTCGCCAACTTCAGTGAAGCCTTCAAAAAATGGACTCGGCATACATCAACCGAACCCCTCGCCAGTAGATTCCAACAAGCGCTTTTCAGCACATTTCTTGAAGACCTCAACTTCATAACCTTGCACGCTTTCATAGCGCGACACAGTATCTTTCAAGATAGCCTTGGCATTGCAGCCTTCTATATTTATTTCGCACCAGCGCTGCTGATCATGCGAAGCCCTCACTCTGAATTAATTCATTTTTACTGACCCGCAGGAGGGCACAAGGGCAAGCGTGCGAACTCAATGAGTTCATCCAGGTTTAGGGCTTTTTCGTAAGGCAGGTGCACAATGGCCATTGCGGATAAGGCCGCCCTAGCAGCGTCAGCGAGACACCCGCGCACATGAACCCCGCCCCCCCTTATGCCAAATCCAGCCAGTCGCAGAATATGCCTTGGGCGATCGGCGCCAGCCGCGCCCCCAAAGCTTGGGCCTGGTCACGCAAGTCCACAGGCTCGATACCGGCCACTCCCAACTCGGCGGCATGCCCGACCAGCCAAGGCTCCAGGCAGAGAGGGTCGACCTCCAGGTGAAATTGCAGACCCAGTACGGCACTGCCCATGGAAAATGCCTGGTTCGGACAAATCGCCGTTCCCGCCAGCCGTTGGGCCCCCACCGGAATCTGGAACTGGTCACCATGCCAGTGCAGCACGGGCCAGCCTTCGGCCAGCGGCGCCAAATATGAACGCTGCCCCTTCTCGGTCAAGGTGACTGGGGCAAAGCCAATTTCCTTCACCCCCATCGAGCCGACCTGGCTGCCCAGCACCCGGGCAATCAACTGAGCGCCCAGGCAAATACCGAGTATTTTCCGACCGCTGTCCAGCCGTTTCCTGACCAGCGCCAACTCGTGCATCAGGAAGGGGTACTGTTGCTCGTCGAAAGCACCGATTGGGCCACCCAGCACCACCACCAGGTCGGGGCTGACGATATCGATAGCCGTCAGGTCGGCCAGCGTCGCATCAACGGTGTGCAGTTCATAACCTCGATGCTCCAGCACCGACTCAAGGGTCCCAAGGTTTTCGAATGCCAAGTGACGGATAATCAACGCGCTTTTCATTTTTGTACCAATACAATATAGTGAATGTATGAATACATTAATAACAAACGGCTCAAATGCTGTCGAGATT contains:
- a CDS encoding trimeric intracellular cation channel family protein; translated protein: MLLMLYLVAITAEAMTGALSAGRRGMDWFGVVLIACVTALGGGSVRDVLLGNYPLTWVKHPEYLALTSVAALITIFIAPLMKRLRTLFLVLDAIGLVAFTLIGCMTALELGHDRVVASICGVITGVFGGILRDILCNDIPLVFRRELYAAVSFAAAWCYLLCLYLAVPDEQAILITLFGGFLFRLLAIRFHWEMPKFVYNDDR
- the queG gene encoding tRNA epoxyqueuosine(34) reductase QueG, which codes for MSASIVDLPALALSIKEWGRELGFQQVGIAGVELGEHEQHLQRWLAAGYHGEMDYMGAHGSKRSHPEELVPGTLRVVSLRMDYLPGDTEMAQRLAQPEKAYVSRYALGRDYHKLIRKRVQQLAERVQQAIGPFGYRAFVDSAPVLEKAIAEQAGIGWIGKNTLVLNRKAGSYFFLSELFVDLPLPVDPPHATEHCGRCTACMDICPTAAFVGPYVLDARRCISYLTIELKTAIPEDLRPLIGNRVFGCDDCQIVCPWNRFARPSAEADFKPRHNLDNAQLAELFMWDEAHFLSSTEGSPLRRAGYERWLRNLAVGLGNAPSSIPVLEALKARREYPSQLVREHVEWALQQHAQRSSL
- a CDS encoding iron-sulfur cluster-binding domain-containing protein, whose product is MFDSLKEGGLVCATGVEGSVTVDHLLVHEDVVMLAGGIGITLPVALIRGLAVRHGQGLQVPRVSLLVCSPTITSIPFVAELLRLDLCSDWFSVRFHITQENIGSQSAQFHSGRPCLQDLTALGVPGAVVVCGGHGFALAQQAAAAKVYGEPVYLVEAFSTAEPVSADQGVPATQAIGRLRIENLGVEFGLRPGRTLLDELEHNGVGIRSQCRVGICGSCRVTIASGSCRRVADFALSPSERNDGIALACCTYPDGGDVVLELH
- a CDS encoding glutamine amidotransferase, with protein sequence MKSALIIRHLAFENLGTLESVLEHRGYELHTVDATLADLTAIDIVSPDLVVVLGGPIGAFDEQQYPFLMHELALVRKRLDSGRKILGICLGAQLIARVLGSQVGSMGVKEIGFAPVTLTEKGQRSYLAPLAEGWPVLHWHGDQFQIPVGAQRLAGTAICPNQAFSMGSAVLGLQFHLEVDPLCLEPWLVGHAAELGVAGIEPVDLRDQAQALGARLAPIAQGIFCDWLDLA
- a CDS encoding diiron oxygenase is translated as MDNNNEREQQDAVGEMLQKLSTLWDTRAAVNNPKTPYAELLFDPLKADFSESLLPFRQHEAWLGAAPEVKSNCLSYAWVIYNLKTIYIECDIVTPACEDIIKTPPPGSANREILQAVMAQALLDEALHTKMSISACNYVYRNREMPYLDFSNFNLLSWRDNLLSTCMAEWERRLTRFGIACASETLITDYLKTMAEDTSIQTVCHEVTRTHAMDEWSHSSVFSFVATDIVHQLSRTEKAYLQSVIKKAVSMFANNELGAWKQAFLLAGLDDYQAIIEDCGDLGEINVYTDSVNTLLERIGL